The genomic stretch GGTCTAAGGTAGATGATCTGAGAGGGACTCCCATGTCAGTGGGGAACCTGGAGGAGATCATTGATGACAACCACGCCATCGTTTCCACGTCTGTGGGCTCTGAGCACTATGTCAGCATCCTCTCCTTCGTAGACAAAGATCTGCTGGAGCCGGGCTGTTCCGTCCTTCTCAACCACAAAGTACTGACTGAGTCTGCCGTTAAGGGAATTGAATCCTCAGTTCATTGACCGATCGTGTTTCAGTCAAGTGAATTTGCTGTGTTTAGTTGTTGCCTTACTGTCATTAGCATTAATTGAAGAGCTCATCTTTACTGTGCAATGCCATtgagggacgtgtgtgtgtgtgtgtgtgtgtgtgtgtgtgtgtgtgtgtgtgtgtgtgtgtgtgtgtgtgtgtgtgtgtgtgcatgcgtggttTGGTTCTAAAATCTCtaaaagtccccacaaggaaaattctcccttgtggggacatttcccacatccccatgaggacaaaggctattttaggcaTAGGGGTTACGGTTACAATTATGGttaggttagggaaaataggatttttaatggGAAGACATTTTAGGTCCACACAAGGGTAGAAGAACGTAACGTGCGTGTGTTCACAGGTCCATGCCGTCATTGGGGTCCTGATGGATGACACCGATCCTCTGGTGACCGTGATGAAGGTGGAGAAGGCTCCACAGGAAACATATGCTGACATTGGTGGACTGGACCAGCAGATCCAGGAAATTAAGGTGACATTTTCAGACATAGAGATCGTAGAGAAGTAGAATACACAGCAAACTTTATTGTTAATGCTATACTTAAGCACATCGTTTTATTGCGTGAGACTCCCAAAATCTTTCCAAACTAACTGTTCTGTATGCACAATGTTAATGCAAATGGATACAGCTGGGTCAGTGGAAGATGGTGTCACTGATTGAGAGATTTTGCTAGCTGCTCCTGTAGACTTCCAGTTATAGCACTAATGCTAGTTAATTGACAAAATctcgaactatccctttaaatcgGAAGGCTGGATTGGAACGATATCCAACACATGGTAACCATTTCTACTGATTGACAACTGTACTTGTGGTTCCCTATGTCCCTCTCAGGAGTCTGTGGAGCTCCCTCTGACCCATCCAGAGTACTATGAAGAGATGGGCATCAAGCCTCCTAAAGGAGTCATTCTGTATGGAGCACCAGGGACAGGTAAGACAACTGAAACAATGATGGACAAAAATAAAGACAGAACAGAATTTGGATATCTTTATTTTCTTTGGTAATACTCAAAGGGGTGGTTTCCCATGCACAGATTAAGCTTAATCCTGGACTGAAAAGCATTTTCAATTGAGATTTTCCATTGAGCTTGCTTTGTAGTCCAAAACTAATTAGAGAAACCGCCTCTAAAGGTGTCATAGATTGACACTGTTCCTATGGTGTGATAGGGAAGACCCTATTGGCGAAAGCAGTGGCCAACCAGACTTCGGCGACTTTCCTGCGTGTGGTGGGCTCTGAGTTGATTCAGAAGTACCTAGGGGATGGGCCCAAGCTGGTCCGAGAGCTGTTTAGGGTGGCTGAGGAACACGCACCCTCCATCGTCTTCATCGACGAGATCGACGCTATCGGGACTAAGAGGCAAGGCTAGCTGTTCTTTAGTCAGGCCGTGGTCATTGAGGTGTGCAGAGTGTGTGTAATTTGTTGATGAGGAGTAAATTAGTTATAGTGAAAAAAATACAGTAGGCTCATTTCATGCAAAAAACATCTATAGACTACTTTGCTACATTATTGCACATAGGGAGAAAGTGCAAACAAGTACACACTAACCCACTTTCCAACCGCCATGCCATCCCCCCAATACAACAGTTGTCAGTCAGTGTTTTACATTATCTTGAGGTtatggctgcgtttagacaggcagcccaattctgatattttttttcactaaaagatctgatgtgattggttaaAAGACCAGTTTAGTGGAAAATATCAGAATTTGACTTCCTGTCTAAACGCAACCTATGTCAAAATAAGAAAACAATGCTATTGCACGAACTCATTAGTGTCCGCCTTGATATTGGCAGGTTGGGGGTTCAATCCCCGGtcgagtcataccaaagactccAATGCCTCTCTGTACGGCACTCAGCATTGACATTTGTCCAAGGGGTGTACTGGTAGGCTGAAATCACGTTGCCTGTCTCCTAATGGCACTTCTGGCTTGGACAAGGCTTACTAGCTTCACTATTGCTTAGTGATTAAATTAGCAGTACAGTGAACAATGTGATTACAGTATGTTTTGTATACTTCAATGAACTTCCATGTATAGGAGGACATCTCTACAATAGTATGGTGTGTCTCAGTGGTTGAGGCTGTGCTGAGTGCTGTGTCCTCTGCAGATATGACTCTAACTCAGGAGGGGAGCGGGAGATCCAAAGGACTTTGCTGGAGCTTCTCAACCAGCTGGATGGCTTTGACTCCAGAGGAGATGTTAAGGTCATTATGGCCACCAACAGGATAGAGACCCTGGACCCTGCACTCATCAGACCAGGTACACAATAACATGATCATATGGCTATGAATCTTCAAAAGAAAATACAATACTGGCTATGCCCACCTAAATGAAGTAATGATTGGAGAGATCTTATGTGATTGCCCCGTGTAGCAGCTCCTCTGATTTGATATCTTTGTGTGTGCCCCCACTCATCAGGCCGTATTGACCGAAAAATAGAGTTCCCCTTGCCGGATGAGAAGACCAAGCGAAGGATCTTCCAGATCCACACCAGCAGGATGACTGTGGCAGACGATGTGATCCTGGATGACCTGATCCTAGCCAAGGATGACCTCTCCGGAGCTGACATCAAGGTGCAATACTGACGTTACAGCAACCAGCTGGGGCATAGTAATTAGACTAATTGTAAAAATGCAGCATACTGTATATACCTCTTTCTGGAAATTTTAAGATAATACACAAAGCAGAGGACTAGGGGTCAGTAGGGAattaatgatcaatggaaatagttgcTTTTCAGTTCCAACATCTGGTTAGAATCTGTGTAGGGACCTCCTgaatggcgcagtggtctaaggcactgcattgggGGTTTTAAATTACATCCTGTCTCTTTGTTCTTtggagaatcactgaggacagggaagAATGAACATCTACCATCTACTTCTCAGCATAACTATGATTTGTTCTCTTTGAATAAACCCATCTTTATTTTACTTTCACCTTCTGGTTTTGCTGTCATCCTGTGGCACCTCAATGCATTTTCACTGTTAGTGTTTGtaactttgtctctctctctctcaggccattTGTACAGAGGCAGGGCTGATGGCTCTGAGAGAGCGCAGGATGAAGGTGACTAATGAGGACTTTAAGAAGTCAAAGGAGAACGTGCTGTACAAGAAACAGGAAGGGACACCAGAGGGCCTGTACCTCTAAACATGGACAGAACTCACCTCGGCAACATTCTAGTCTTTCACTTACTGCTTCGAAACTGTTATTATCGCCTAGTAAAACGTTTCCTTATGTGTTCATTGTATCGTTGGGTCTAGATGTAGTCAGCTGTTTGGTAGTCAATTCTGCAGCTATTAAATAAAAGTTGGGTTtctgaacaaatgaacaaactGTATTCTGGTCTGTTACCATAACCTAAGTATTACCTCTTGAAGtacaataataatacataaacCATTTGGGAAACTGTTCTGTATTTCAGATTTTTATTTGAAGTAAagtatatatagatttttttttagttaACCATGGTAAATTCTTGTTTTACTATTTGATTGAAGGAACAAGTTAGAATTCATGTGATTCATGTTAGAATATTTCCATAATGTGCAGCTGACAGCTGTTGTTTCAATCAGGGAGGAAGGAGATAAGTGGATAACAACTTTGCATGTAAATAAACTGAGCGATAACTAATAAACACTTAGACAATTAACAAAACTACTACAACCAACAAAACTATTAAAGTACAATGCCACAAAGTGTGTCATGGTAGCTTCTTGCTGTTCCAGGTGGTTGTCCTGCCCCTGAACCTGCATTTAAAAAATGAGAGTACCATAGAGGACATTACATTATAAGAGGTCAGATTTACTGTATCAGTCATTATTTCTTCCCACCAACTGCCTCAATGACTTCAAACTGGAATCTCCTTTTCTCCAGCTGAGCTTTCTTTCATACCACCACCTAGCAATAGTGATGGACCAAGAGATAGGGAAAAGTTATGATGAGGGTAGCAGTGATATTGTACTGAATCTAGTGTAAAAGGAGTTTTGCTTTCATGCGTttagacacacagaaacaccaaTAATAATGGCCAGAGAGGATGAGGGCAACAAAGCCTGGATTGATGGTCTTCATGTCCATGTGTGGGTGCTCATAGTGAAAGAATAGTACCTTGGAGTCCCTCGCCACCTCTAGTCTCCGACCATCCATCTCGAGCCCAAATGTTTTGCTTTTCAAATAGACGGGATGGCAACATGGTAACATTTCACAGCGTAGTTAAAGGAAAACCAGACCCATGTACAAAAACACATTACGTTGGAAGTATTTCTTAAAATATGAAGCCCTTGAATAGAACGCtacaaagagatattcaatgacTTTACAATCAAACAGAAAACCTTTTCAAATGTTCTGAAAGCAACAATTACAATAAATAACAATTACAGTAAAATGTCTCACATCTCTCTCAATTTAGTAGGCCACAGTTGCTATGTTCAACAGCTCTTTGTCTGTCCTGTTGTCAGTCAGGCGGATGGACACTTCCTGGTACAGCTCCTTCACTTGAGGGGGCCGACTGGCACACATtcataaatacatctctctcacacacacacaatcccaaaCACTAATGTATTAGAAAACGTGCCTGCTTACgcacacatacactaccggtcaaaatatttagaacacctactcgttcaagggtttttctttatttgtactattttctacagtgtagaataatagtgaagacatctgaactatgaaataacagatggaatcatgtacagttgaagtcggaagtttacatacacttaggttggagcgaataaaacttgtttttcaaccactccacaaatttcttgttaacaaacaatcattttggcaagtcggttaggacatctattttgtgcatgacacaagtcattttaacaacaattgtttacagacaggttatttcacgtataattcactgtatcaaaattccagtgggtcagaagtttacatacactaagttgactgtgcctttaaacagtttagaaaattccagaaaattatgtcatggctttagaagcttctgataggctaattgacatcatttgagtcaattggaggtgtacctgtggatttatttcaaggcctaccttcaaactcagtgcctctttgcttgacatcatgggaaaatcaaaagaaataagccaagacctcagaaaaaaaccttgtagacctccacaagtcaatggattccaaacgcctgaatgtaccaagttcatctgtacaaacaatagtacgcaagtataaacaacatgggaccacacagctgtcctatcgctcaggaaggagacgcgttctgtctcctagagatgaacgtgctttggtgcgaaaagtgcaaatcaatcccagaacaacagcaaaggaccttgtgaagatgctataggaaacaggtacaaaagtatctatatccacagtaaaattagtcctatatcgacataacctgaaaggccactcagcaaggaagaagccactgctccaaaaccgccataaaaaaagccagactacggtttgcaactgcacatggggacaaagattggactttttggagaaaatgatgaaacaaaaatggaactgtttggccataatgaccatcgttatgtttggaggaaaaaggggaggcttgcaagctgaagaacaccatcccaaccgtgacgcacgggggtggcagcatcatgtcgtggaagtgctttgctgcaggagggactggtgcatttcacaaaatagatggcatcatgagggagggaaaattatgtggatttattgaagcaacatctcaagacatcagtcaggaagttaaagcctcgtcgcaaatgggtcttccaaaaggacaatgactccaagcatacttccaaagttttggcaaaatggcttaaggacaacaatgtcacggtattggagtggccatcacaaagccctgacctcaatcctatagaacatttgtgggcagaactgaaaaagtgtttgtgagcaaggaggcctac from Oncorhynchus clarkii lewisi isolate Uvic-CL-2024 chromosome 25, UVic_Ocla_1.0, whole genome shotgun sequence encodes the following:
- the LOC139384070 gene encoding 26S proteasome regulatory subunit 4-like: MGQSQSGGHGPGGGKKDDKDKKKKYEPPIPTRVGKRKKKSKGPDAASKLPLVTPHTHCRLKLLKQERIKDYLLMEEEFIRNQEQMKPLEEKQEEERSKVDDLRGTPMSVGNLEEIIDDNHAIVSTSVGSEHYVSILSFVDKDLLEPGCSVLLNHKVHAVIGVLMDDTDPLVTVMKVEKAPQETYADIGGLDQQIQEIKESVELPLTHPEYYEEMGIKPPKGVILYGAPGTGKTLLAKAVANQTSATFLRVVGSELIQKYLGDGPKLVRELFRVAEEHAPSIVFIDEIDAIGTKRYDSNSGGEREIQRTLLELLNQLDGFDSRGDVKVIMATNRIETLDPALIRPGRIDRKIEFPLPDEKTKRRIFQIHTSRMTVADDVILDDLILAKDDLSGADIKAICTEAGLMALRERRMKVTNEDFKKSKENVLYKKQEGTPEGLYL